A single Aspergillus chevalieri M1 DNA, chromosome 3, nearly complete sequence DNA region contains:
- a CDS encoding uncharacterized protein (COG:S;~EggNog:ENOG410PYQH), which yields MHTKTTLPSPMGHLSLHTSFSSTSSPPNSASYARSDCSTVSPLSSATTSPASSPTSPFRRLCRPAWLPANSSQHDNKIDTSLNTTTTEERSRSRSQSPFRLNFNLANPLRRPSSSLLFLLRRRPSKIDLALSEERSRCDEDAIERQGLGLLEPRPVDPAPTAPASAAVGFCDMSAGERGVGLGSRSSMQSLSAGVLAPATPTQPRFVMGGIEEVLAGEA from the coding sequence ATGCACACCAAAACAACACTCCCCTCCCCCATGGGCCACCTCTCCCTCcacacctccttctcctccacctcctcccCTCCTAATTCCGCCTCCTACGCCCGCAGCGACTGCTCAACCGTGAGCCCGCTGAGCTCAGCCACAACATCTCCCGCATCATCGCCTACGTCGCCATTCAGACGCCTGTGTCGACCGGCTTGGCTCCCTGCCAACTCCTCCCAACATGATAATAAAATCGATACTTCCCtaaacaccaccaccacagaggAGCGAAGTCGTAGCCGCAGCCAAAGCCCCTTCCGCCTGAATTTCAATCTCGCCAACCCTCTCCGCCGCCCGTCATCATCCCTGCTTTTCCTGCTTCGACGGCGCCCGTCAAAGATCGATCTGGCGCTTAGCGAGGAGCGCTCGCGATGCGATGAGGATGCTATTGAACGGCAGGGGTTGGGGTTGCTGGAGCCGAGGCCTGTTGATCCTGCTCCTACTGCACCTGCGTCTGCGGCCGTGGGGTTTTGTGATATGAGTGCAGGGGAACGAGGGGTTGGGCTGGGGTCGCGATCGTCGATGCAGAGTTTGAGCGCTGGGGTTTTGGCGCCGGCGACGCCTACGCAGCCGCGATTTGTTATGGGTGGGATTGAGGAGGTCTTGGCGGGGGAGGCTTGA
- the clrD gene encoding histone-lysine N-methyltransferase Clr4 (COG:B;~EggNog:ENOG410PNTW;~InterPro:IPR007728,IPR001214,IPR003616;~PFAM:PF00856,PF05033;~go_component: GO:0005634 - nucleus [Evidence IEA];~go_function: GO:0005515 - protein binding [Evidence IEA];~go_function: GO:0008270 - zinc ion binding [Evidence IEA];~go_function: GO:0018024 - histone-lysine N-methyltransferase activity [Evidence IEA];~go_process: GO:0034968 - histone lysine methylation [Evidence IEA]), which translates to MVIDLTRDSDSDEQHQQLQPRSTIHSFFSNLIHRSSSYSNPLKRKERGSEDTSSISSSRRFSPAVNGLANHDHNNTNNNTSNNSSNSSNNASKDPSPAPRQEPSKHSISTGPTPIPETQHQKAISVVIPSPSRQLKKEILNSEWTRIDTSSKLTGLSEKYYPTDAYEKRAQKGAYPTKKKNKVNSENRGTLPLDLGHLAPSPILTVRPTTTVHQQLAKSFLRKLSKIQGPPVTLARGDQRMLTGFAANFEFVNAYKIRKGVSPVPESFNGGCDCGPGCDPRQCTCLSEEEHSDDKIVPYRAAADVPGLMVLAPDFMKRTSMIYECSSRCGCRGECWNSVVQKGRTVRLEIFHTGNRGFGLCSPDTIRRGQFIDCYLGEVITKKTADVREDLAASAHEHSYLFGLDFLIDDDDMYVVDGQKLGSPARFMNHSCNPNCRMFPVSRTHGDERLYDLAFFSLRDIPPHTELTFDYNPGAAVSGAGARGDAANGKGRKEKIDPSAVKCLCGEKNCRGQLWPNQRKGTK; encoded by the exons ATGGTAATCGATCTGACGCGGGACTCGGACTCTGATGAG CAACATCAACAACTTCAACCCAGAAGCACCATTCACTCATTCTTTTCTAACCTCATTCATCGCTCTTCCTCTTATTCGAACCCattaaaaagaaaagaaaggggtTCTGAGGACACTtcatccatctcatcatcaCGCCGTTTCTCGCCTGCGGTTAATGGCCTAGCCAACCATGACCACAACAATACCAACAACAATACCAGCAataacagcagcaacagcagtaATAATGCCTCCAAAGACCCCTCTCCAGCCCCAAGACAAGAACCCTCAAAACACTCAATATCAACCGGCCCAACCCCAATCCCGGAAACCCAGCACCAAAAAGCAATCAGCGTCGTGATCCCCTCGCCTTCACGACAACTGAAGAAAGAAATCCTCAACTCAGAATGGACCCGCATCGACACTTCGTCTAAACTAACCGGTCTCTCTGAAAAATACTACCCAACGGACGCATACGAGAAACGCGCGCAAAAGGGCGCCTACCccaccaaaaagaagaacaaaGTAAACAGCGAAAATCGGGGTACTCTCCCCCTGGATCTCGGCCACTTAGCCCCAAGCCCCATCCTGACAGTCCGGCCTACAACCACAGTCCACCAGCAACTAGCCAAGTCGTTCTTGCGGAAGTTGTCCAAAATCCAGGGTCCGCCGGTGACGCTGGCACGAGGCGACCAGCGCATGCTAACTGGCTTCGCTGCGAACTTTGAATTTGTCAACGCTTACAAGATCCGGAAGGGGGTGTCGCCTGTGCCGGAGTCGTTCAACGGGGGTTGTGATTGCGGGCCTGGCTGTGATCCTCGCCAGTGTACTTGTCTTTCTGAGGAGGAGCATTCGGATGATAAGATCGTCCCGTATCGGGCTGCGGCGGATGTGCCGGGGTTGATGGTTTTGGCGCCGGATTTCATGAAGCGCACGTCGATGATTTACGAGTGTAGTTCGCGGTGCGGGTGTAGGGGGGAATGCTGGAACAGTGTTGTGCAGAAGGGAAGGACCGTGCGGCTGGAGATTTTTCATACGGGGAATCGTGGATTCG GCCTTTGCTCTCCCGACACTATCCGCCGCGGTCAATTCATCGACTGTTACCTAGGCGAAGTCATCACCAAGAAAACTGCCGACGTCCGCGAGGACCTCGCTGCCTCCGCCCACGAGCACTCGTACCTGTTTGGCCTGGACTTCCTAatcgacgacgacgacatgTACGTTGTTGACGGGCAGAAGCTGGGCTCGCCGGCTCGGTTTATGAATCATTCGTGCAATCCCAACTGTCGCATGTTTCCTGTCTCCCGTACGCACGGTGACGAGAGGCTCTACGACCTCGCGTTTTTCTCACTCAGGGATATCCCGCCTCATACGGAGTTGACGTTTGATTATAACCCTGGGGCTGCTGTGTCTGGGGCCGGGGCTAGGGGTGATGCCGCTAATGGAAAAGGTaggaaggagaagattgaCCCGAGTGCTGTCAAGTGTTTGTGTGGGGAAAAGAATTGTCGGGGTCAGCTGTGGCCTAATCAACGAAAGGGTACGAagtga
- a CDS encoding uncharacterized protein (COG:O;~EggNog:ENOG410PKMZ;~InterPro:IPR032368,IPR038108,IPR038633,IPR006773;~PFAM:PF04683,PF16550;~go_component: GO:0005634 - nucleus [Evidence IEA];~go_component: GO:0005737 - cytoplasm [Evidence IEA]): protein MSITPILTFKAGICELDSANVAKPQPTPGYIYLYSEDELVHFCWRPRSAPHTEPELDLVMVPSDGSFIPYEPSGQAPTNGRIYALKFSSSSQRYLFWLQSKSQHESGNLSWFSPRDLRLGEIVNSLLQGEELDMEQEIANLPRGPGGSGDDDETMEDVEGVDHDASHNHGGSGTGAGFDATGGDIREEGQESREGGAEGGRAANASSDPSSVVQGFLNSLGGGQSQSESQAQDPFTTLQDLLTPASTLPFVEAADDKTIDNLLSYLPPSLLLLASDVEDVSGEDSEVAEAVMLSLDISQKKDILRKVLHSPQFTQSLASLTVALRDGGLPSISEALKIPVENGGFLRRGGVPLGGGDAVKAFLEGAKGLVKGQDRMETD from the exons ATGTCGATAACTCCGATCCTTACATTCAAAGCAGGTATCTGCGAACTGGAT TCCGCGAATGTGGCCAAGCCCCAGCCCACGCCTGGATACATCTACCTCTACTCCGAAGATGAACTGGTGCACTTCTGCTGGCGCCCCAGGAGCGCTCCCCACACCGAGCCCGAGCTGGATCTCGTGATGGTCCCCTCCGATGGAAGCTTCATCCCTTATGAGCCGTCCGGCCAAGCCCCCACGAACGGTCGCATCTATGCCTTGAAGTTCTCGTCTAGCTCTCAGCGGTATCTCTTCTGGCTCCAGTCGAAGTCTCAACATGAGAGCGGGAACCTGAGCTGGTTCAGCCCCCGGGATCTCAGATTGGGAGAGATTGTGAACTCGTTGCTGCAGGGTGAAGAGCTTGATATGGAGCAGGAGATTGCCAACTTGCCCCGGGGCCCTGGAGGCAGtggtgatgacgatgagactatggaggatgtggagggcGTGGACCATGATGCCAGCCACAACCACGGAGGTAGTGGTACAGGAGCAGGCTTTGATGCGACAGGTGGAGATATCAGAGAAGAAGGTCAAGAATCGAGGGAGGGTGGGGCTGAAGGTGGAAGAGC AGCGAATGCCTCGTCGGATCCATCATCGGTTGTACAGGGCTTCTTGAATTCGCTGGGAGGAGGACAGAGCCAGAGCGAGAGCCAGGCCCAGGACCCTTTCACTACTCTACAGGACCTCCTTACGCCTGCTTCCACATTGCCGTTTGTTGAGGCCGCGGATGACAAGACCATCGACAACCTCCTCAGCTACTTGCCCCCGTCGCTACTGCTACTGGCTTCAGATGTCGAGGATGTGTCGGGCGAGGATTCGGAAGTCGCCGAAGCTGTTATGCTTTCCCTTGACATTTCACAAAAGAAGGACATCCTCCGGAAGGTGCTCCATTCACCCCAGTTCACGCAGAGTCTTGCCAGCCTGACTGTCGCATTGCGGGACGGCGGTCTTCCCAGCATCAGTGAAGCACTCAAGATCCCGGTGGAGAACGGAGGTTTCTTGCGTCGCGGAGGGGTGCCTTTGGGTGGAGGCGATGCTGTCAAAGCTTTCCTCGAGGGTGCTAAGGGACTTGTCAAGGGCCAGGACCGTATGGAGACCGATTGA
- the cch1 gene encoding calcium channel protein CCH1 (BUSCO:EOG092600XJ;~COG:P;~EggNog:ENOG410PFKW;~InterPro:IPR002077,IPR027359,IPR011992,IPR005821, IPR002048;~PFAM:PF00520;~TransMembrane:25 (o347-366i387-411o502-519i526-550o556-579i664-682o688-716i758-777o789-807i819-837o843-863i875-897o909-929i950-974o1182-1201i1221-1243o1255-1275i1312-1336o1433-1454i1514-1534o1546-1564i1576-1596o1602-1620i1632-1656o1732-1751i);~go_component: GO:0005891 - voltage-gated calcium channel complex [Evidence IEA];~go_component: GO:0016020 - membrane [Evidence IEA];~go_function: GO:0005216 - ion channel activity [Evidence IEA];~go_function: GO:0005245 - voltage-gated calcium channel activity [Evidence IEA];~go_function: GO:0005509 - calcium ion binding [Evidence IEA];~go_process: GO:0006811 - ion transport [Evidence IEA];~go_process: GO:0055085 - transmembrane transport [Evidence IEA];~go_process: GO:0070588 - calcium ion transmembrane transport [Evidence IEA]), with protein sequence MASNSHDRGNPDDDGPPQQSIPLQNLSRPAEIPLAEDRGVGRRGSVGSRFSPRRSLRRPSSSRNYERVAEDSPIEPSAAATNQRSYPLHEEDETSIEDPAAFAFASVGLSFGDPQPQPERRSRDDGGSDFDSIPLGPYGYNDPDYYFSPTDTREDEAPLTDQRNIQPISGVRGSSDGAPDDRSNLHNVHFATSRTQSARLGDDLPHLENGLGPRGRGSSGPTERSRSLSPSASGSALQRASSMMKNMSQRVVNLSNEPEVVEQSIQREESYKNARLDKPPTLPSLADYAHDAPSNSSQSGRQASKNKPSPYATWWKHSNPLKGKSLGILGPNNPIRVRLCDVLVHPFTEPFILLVIVIQMILLTIDSAKPVKDDPRPDNWGKRTLDYCYFVIFVIYTLEQTAKILVSGLIINPAEYSTLDRSLGFKDAVIEKGKSLITPQRQFSMKKTSMFPTEPQASIIRTFTGGLDNHEVEELIDDPLQRRRVRLAHRAFLRHSFNRLDFVAVAAYWVSFVLQIFGIESRQQLYVFSMLSCLRLLRLLSLTNGTSVILRSLKKAAPLLVHVGFLVSFFWLLFAIVGIQSFKSSLRRTCVWIGQDGQSNYTQEEKFCGGYKAANGTDMPWIGGDGTNSGPKGYICPIGSICIEQENPSGGTVSFDNIVNSLELIFVIMSSNTFTDIMYYLANSDYLAAALFFAVGIVILSLWMVNLLVAVITHSFQVIREESKRSAFAVQNIDEPDREDVSARKVSSLKRLYDKTEWFWVVVIIFDLIVQALRSASMDHEREEFINNTERVVTLVLLLEIILRFASDWRKFHTKKRNWFDLALAVITSIIQIPAIRDSGRPYAALSLFQILRVYRVVMAFSMTRNLIMVVFRNVVGLFNLIVFVFLITYLAALFATQLFRGQIDKDDVGTTASFSDIYISFLGMYQILSSENWTDILYSATESTAKFHTAWISATFLIMWFILANFIVLNMFIAVIQESFDVSEDEKRLQQVRAFLEQKQLSGASQGNLALSKIFMLGRNSERYKDPLDHGPAALELLLKDAVVHEFLDDQTSTPAGESGRRESAPLDAMVEEPAQPSFFSRMWTRVTSSIMRREPNPFYSKLQLSRAYEELDPKTMAQEVVTAAERRKRAQRDYLVNHPNYNKSLFLFKPSHPVRKFCQRIVGPGRGHQRVEGVNPYKPVWYAFSAFIYAAIVAMVLLACYTTPIYQRRYFIDPKKGKWFVYTDMAFAILFTAEAVIKVIADGFFWTPNAYFRGSWGFIDGVVLITLWINVASSLNEDWGVSRAIGAFKALRALRLLNVSDSAKDTFHSVIIVGGWKVVSAAAVSMSFLVPFAIYGVNLFNGQMVKCNDDEFVGNLAMCVNEFKNTPSNWEILAPRAASNPFFDFDNFGDALFILFQIVSQEGWVDVQESAMEVTGKGYQPQDGAAPENGMLFVVFNLLGAVFVLTLFVSVFMRNYTEQTGVAFLTAEQRSWLELRKHLRQVSPSKRSFQNDRTKSWRAWSYRIAVKKHGRWARCVTTILLLHLALLVLEFYHEPPIWEVIRRILFFCFTFFYIANLVIRMIGLGWHRFSRSSWDLYAMLVVPGTFITTILQFAMQDSHAIDVLGKLFLVAITLMLIPRNNQLDQLFKTAAASLTAIGNLLATWFVLFLAFAIAMNQAFGLTKFGDKEDNNVNFRDIPRALVLLFRTSCGEGWNELMEDFATMEPPRCTYSEDFFDDDCGSAAWARSLFIAWNIISMYIFVSLFVSLIFESFSYVYQRSSGLYVVSREEIRRFKHAWATFDPDGTGFISKEQFPRLLGELSGVFDMRIHDGAYTIGRILDRCRVDPQNSPLGNRRVVDGVDLDALSRILSQMPVKSVQARRERLNTFYEEVLVSADAQRGISFHSCLMILAHHNVINDSKSLRLEEFLRRRARLQRVEEAVQRNTVVGFFDTLYWSREFRRKVDSKKSARMSGVPQFTVPEIFVDGEYHDGNPDQPDLSRDVSDNVSSDSNNEGRTDGDEDTQPMLSPTLPRGDTIPTTGTGRHNLPRIDTGLAGRMSASNSPATEWSSISPSLVTGRGRAHTTSSYDPAPDPSTEDTGLDTETGGVEHSRQHSAMSVNEVMQSLGNSAWGESIRRSFTQRRSGDRDS encoded by the exons ATGGCGTCGAATAGCCACGACCGCGGTAATCCTGACGACGATGGTCCTCCGCAGCAGTCCATCCCCCTTCAGAACCTCTCGCGGCCGGCGGAAATCCCCCTAGCAGAAGATCGTGGTGTTGGGCGCAGGGGCAGCGTGGGGAGCAGATTTTCTCCGAGACGATCTCTTCGAAGACCATCATCGTCGCGGAACTATGAGAGAGTCGCAGAAGATTCTCCGATTGAACCATCGGCGGCAGCGACGAACCAACGCTCTTACCCTCTCcacgaagaagatgaaacGTCAATTGAAGACCCTGCGGCATTCGCCTTTGCGTCTGTCGGTCTCAGTTTCGGCGAccctcagcctcagcctgAACGGCGCAGTCGGGACGACGGCGGGTCCGATTTCGATAGCATACCGCTAGGCCCCTACGGCTACAATGACCCCGACTACTACTTCTCTCCTACCGATACGCGCGAGGATGAAGCTCCGTTGACGGACCAGAGGAATATTCAGCCAATAAGCGGGGTTCGCGGTTCTTCGGATGGCGCCCCAGATGACCGGAGCAATCTGCACAATGTTCACTTTGCGACCAGTCGTACGCAGTCGGCGCGATTGGGTGATGACCTACCACACTTGGAGAACGGTTTGGGCCCAAGAGgccgcggcagcagcggtcCTACAGAGCGGTCGCGATCTTTGTCCCCGTCAGCTTCGGGATCTGCCTTGCAACGAGCGAGTtcgatgatgaagaatatGTCGCAGCGTGTAGTCAACTTGAGCAACGAGCCGGAAGTCGTCGAGCAATCAATACAGAGAGAAGAATCATACAAGAATGCGCGCTTGGATAAGCCACCAACACTGCCTTCTCTCGCGGACTATGCTCACGATGCACCGTCTAACAGCTCTCAATCCGGCAGACAAGCATCCAAGAACAAGCCCTCGCCGTATGCAACGTGGTGGAAGCATAGTAATCCGCTGAAAGGGAAATCGCTCGGAATCCTGGGACCGAACAACCCTATCCGGGTGCGCTTATGTGATGTGCTGGTCCATCCATTTACAGAGCCCTTCATTTTGTTGGTGATTGTGATCCAAATGATCCTTTTGACTATTGACTCAGCCAAGCCAGTGAAAGATGACCCTCGTCCTGATAATTGGGGGAAACGGACTCTTGATTACTGCTACTTTGTTATCTTCGTGATCTATACTCTTGAGCAAACAGCCAAAATACTGGTTTCGGGTCTCATAATTAACCCGGCTGAGTATAGTACTCTGGATCGCAGTCTCGGTTTCAAGGACGCGGTAATTGAGAAGGGCAAAAGTCTAATCACCCCACAACGGCAGttctcgatgaagaagacttCGATGTTCCCAACCGAACCACAGGCTTCTATTATACGGACTTTCACGGGTGGCTTGGATAACCATGAAGTGGAAGAGTTGATCGACGATCCTCTTCAGAGACGACGTGTGAGACTCGCTCATCGTGCTTTCCTCCGTCATTCTTTTAACCGGCTTGATTTTGTCGCCGTGGCTGCATACTGGGTCTCCTTTGTCCTTCAAATCTTCGGAATCGAGTCTCGCCAGCAGCTGTATGTCTTCAGTATGCTGAGCTGTCTTCGACTGCTGCGTCTTCTATCGCTCACAAACGGTACTTCCGTTATCCTCCGGAGTCTCAAAAAAGCCGCACCCTTACTTGTTCACGTTGGTTTCCTCGTATCCTTTTTCTGGCTTCTTTTTGCCATTGTCGGTATTCAAAGTTTCAAATCAAGTCTACGGAGAACTTGTGTCTGGATAGGCCAAGACGGACAAAGCAACTATACTCAGGAGGAAAAGTTCTGTGGCGGCTACAAAGCCGCAAACGGGACGGATATGCCATGGATTGGAGGTGATGGAACGAATTCTGGCCCCAAGGGGTATATTTGCCCTATAGGCTCTATCTGCATTGAACAGGAGAATCCAAGCGGCGGTACTGTGAGCTTCGACAATATCGTGAACTCGTTAGAACTCATCTTTGTGATTATGAGCTCGAACACCTTCACAGATATCATGTACTATCTCGCGAACAGCGACTATCTTGCGGCTGCCCTTTTCTTCGCAGTCGGAATTGTGATTCTCAGTTTGTGGATGGTTAACCTCTTGGTGGCTGTGATTACCCATTCGTTTCAAGTAATTCGAGAAGAGAGCAAACGAAGTGCCTTTGCTGTCCAGAATATCGACGAGCCCGATAGGGAAGATGTATCTGCTCGCAAAGTTAGCAGCCTCAAGCGTCTTTATGACAAGACTGAGTGGTTTTGGGTtgtcgtcatcatcttcgaTCTTATAGTGCAGGCCCTCCGAAGTGCATCCATGGACCATGAACGAGAGGAATTCATCAATAACACCGAGCGTGTTGTCACCTTGGTCCTACTCCTTGAGATAATCCTACGTTTTGCGTCGGATTGGCGCAAATTTCACACAAAGAAGCGCAACTGGTTTGATCTGGCACTTGCAGTCATTACCTCGATCATTCAAATTCCTGCGATCCGAGACTCTGGCCGCCCATATGCCGCCCTCAGTCTCTTCCAGATTCTTCGGGTGTATCGTGTTGTTATGGCGTTCTCTATGACAAGGAACCTCATTATGGTTGTTTTCCGCAACGTCGTCGGTTTGTTCAACCTTATCGTCTTCGTGTTCCTGATAACGTACCTGGCTGCTCTCTTTGCGACGCAACTTTTCCGTGGTCAAATTGATAAAGATGATGTCGGTACTACAGCCTCGTTTTCTGATATCTATATTTCATTCTTGGGAATGTATCAGATTCTGTCGAGTGAAAATTGGACGGATATTCTGTACAGTGCAACTGAGAGCACGGCGAAGTTCCATACAGCCTGGATTTCTGCAACGTTCTTGATCATGTGGTTCATCCTGGCCAATTTCATCGTTTTGAATATGTTCATTGCTGTCATTCAAGAGAGCTTTGATGTTTCAGAAGACGAGAAACGTCTTCAGCAGGTGCGAGCATTTTTGGAGCAAAAACAGCTGAGTGGAGCCTCGCAGGGAAATCTGGCGCTTTCGAAAATATTCATGCTAGGAAGGAATTCGGAACGTTACAAAGATCCCTTAGACCACGGCCCAGCGGCTTTGGAATTGCTTCTGAAGGACGCTGTCGTACACGAGTTCTTAGACGACCAAACCAGCACGCCTGCTGGAGAAAGCGGCCGACGAGAAAGCGCTCCTCTTGATGCCATGGTGGAAGAGCCGGCGCAGCCGAGCTTCTTCTCGCGAATGTGGACACGGGTTACAAGTTCTATAATGCGCCGAGAGCCTAATCCATTCTATTCGAAGCTCCAACTTTCGCGAGCATACGAAGAACTGGATCCGAAAACAATGGCCCAGGAGGTTGTGACAGCCGCAGAGCGAAGAAAGCGAGCGCAACGAGACTATCTAGTGAATCATCCAAATTACAACAAGTCGCTGTTCCTTTTCAAGCCCAGTCACCCGGTCCGGAAATTCTGTCAGCGCATTGTTGGTCCCGGTCGTGGGCACCAGCGAGTCGAAGGCGTAAACCCCTACAAGCCAGTTTGGTATGCGTTTTCTGCATTCATCTACGCAGCGATTGTCGCCATGGTTCTTCTCGCGTGCTATACAACCCCGATCTATCAACGAAGATACTTCATTGATCCAAAGAAGGGGAAGTGGTTCGTGTACACGGATATGGCCTTTGCGATTCTGTTCACAGCAGAGGCGGTTATCAAGGTCATTGCGGATGGTTTCTTTTGGACACCTAATGCGTACTTTCGTGGGTCTTGGGGCTTCATTGATGGTGTTGTCTTGATTACTCTCTGGATCAATGTCGCCAGTTcattgaatgaggactgggGTGTTTCGAGGGCCATTGGGGCATTTAAGGCTCTGAGAGCGCTGAGGTTGTTGAACGTCAGTGATAGCGCCAAGGATACTTTCCATTCGGTGATTATTGTTGGGGGGTGGAAGGTCGTTTCCGCTGCTGCCGTCTCGATGAGTTTCTTGGTCCCATTCGCTATCTATGGGGTCAACCTTTTCAACGGTCAAATGGTCAAGTGCAATGACGATGAGTTCGTTGGGAATCTGGCAATGTGTGTTAATGAATTTAAGAATACACCTTCGAACTGGGAGATTCTGGCACCACGAGCGGCATCCAATCCATTTTTTGATTTCGACAATTTCGGTGATGCGCTTTTCATTCTGTTCCAGATTGTATCTCAAGAAGGCTGGGTTGACGTTCAAGAAAGTGCGATGGAAGTCACTGGGAAGGGTTACCAGCCGCAAGACGGGGCTGCACCGGAGAACGGGATGCTCTTTGTTGTGTTCAACTTGCTCGGAGCGGTCTTCGTCTTGACACTCTTTGTGTCTGTATTTATGCGCAACTACACGGAACAGACGGGAGTGGCCTTCCTGACGGCCGAGCAGCGTTCCTGGCTGGAACTACGGAAGCATCTACGACAAGTATCGCCGTCTAAGCGATCGTTCCAGAATGACCGCACAAAGAGCTGGCGAGCGTGGAGCTATCGCATTGCAGTCAAGAAGCATGGTCGGTGGGCGCGTTGCGTGACGACCATTCTGCTTCTGCATTTGGCCCTGCTAGTCTTGGAATTCTACCATGAGCCACCGATATGGGAGGTCATTCGACGAATCCTGTTCTTCTGCTTTACATTTTTTTACATTGCCAATCTCGTCATTCGGATGATTGGCCTTGGTTGGCACCGATTCAGCAGAAGTTCGTGGGATCTCTATGCAATGCTCGTTGTTCCTGGTACATTCATTACGACGATTCTGCAATTTGCCATGCAAGACAGCCATGCGATTGACGTTCTAGGCAAACTTTTTTTGGTAGCCATCACTCTAATGCTTATTCCACGGAATAACCAGCTCGACCAGCTCTTCAAGACGGCAGCTGCGAGTTTGACCGCGATCGGCAATCTCCTGGCCACATGGTTTGTACTGTTTCTTGCATTCGCGATCGCCATGAACCAAGCATTTGGACTCACCAAATTTGGTGATAAGGAGGACAACAATGTCAACTTCCGAGACATCCCACGGGCACTTGTTTTGCTGTTCCGGACGAGTTGTGGTGAGGGATGGAACGAGCTGATGGAGGATTTTGCGACGATGGAGCCGCCGCGGTGCACGTACAGCGAGGATTTCTTCGACGATGACTGCGGTAGTGCGGCATGGGCACGATCACTGTTCATTGCGTGGAACATTATCAGCATGTACATTTTCGTGTCGCTGTTTGTGTCGCTGATCTTTGAGAGTTTCTCGTATGTGTATCAGCGGAGTAGTGGGTTGTATGTGGTTAGTCGGGAGGAGATCCGGAGGTTTAAACATGCGTGGGCGACGTTTGATCCTGATGGGACTGGGTTTATCTCCAAGGAGCAGTTTCCGAGGTTACTTGGG GAACTTTCGGGCGTCTTTGACATGCGTATTCATGATGGTGCATATACGATTGGACGCATTCTGGACAGATGTAGGGTTGATCCTCAAAATTCGCCCCTGGGCAACCGGAGAGTTGTGGATGGTGTGGACCTTGATGCACTATCGCGGATCCTCAGCCAAATGCCAGTCAAATCTGTCCAGGCCCGACGAGAGCGACTCAACACGTTCTACGAGGAGGTACTGGTATCCGCAGACGCGCAGCGTGGGATCTCATTCCACTCATGCCTGATGATTCTCGCGCATCACAACGTGATCAACGACAGCAAGAGTCTACGACTTGAagaattcctccgtcgtcgcGCTAGACTGCAGCGCGTGGAAGAGGCTGTGCAGCGCAATACAGTCGTCGGATTCTTCGACACGCTGTACTGGTCGCGTGAGTTCCGGCGCAAGGTCGACTCGAAGAAATCCGCGCGCATGAGTGGGGTGCCTCAATTCACAGTCCCGGAGATCTTCGTCGATGGTGAATATCACGATGGCAACCCTGACCAACCGGATCTCTCGCGCGATGTCTCAGACAACGTCAGCAGCGACAGCAACAACGAAGGCCGTACCGACGGCGACGAAGACACGCAGCCAATGCTCTCACCCACATTACCTAGAGGCGACACCATCCCGACAACCGGTACCGGTCGCCACAATCTCCCACGGATCGACACCGGCCTGGCAGGCCGCATGTCAGCCAGCAACTCGCCAGCGACAGAATGGTCGAGCATCAGTCCGTCACTGGTTACGGGACGGGGACGCGCCCACACGACATCCTCCTATGATCCGGCGCCGGATCCAAGCACAGAGGACACGGGATTAGACACGGAAACTGGAGGAGTTGAGCATTCGCGACAGCATAGCGCGATGAGCGTGAATGAGGTGATGCAGTCGTTGGGCAATTCAGCCTGGGGCGAGAGTATCCGGCGGAGTTTTACGCAGCGACGATCGGGAGATCGTGATAGTTGA